A region from the Dehalococcoides mccartyi CG5 genome encodes:
- a CDS encoding response regulator transcription factor has translation MDKIIMKPNKSSPKIGHCTSPVRIFLADDHQVAREGLRKVLCSEADIEIVGEADNASDVLRLVEELKPQVVLTDIKISGLDSCELSHKLKGVYPPVKVVFLTGYEAEPYVTEALYNGINGFLTKDCPLELLSNAIRVVACGGSVWQGDLLESASKNFVKFVNAKAEGRSPAGEYSSATINVIPQDVLSPRELEILIMVARGYTNKEISVNLDYAEITIKKYVKGIMTKLNVSNRTLAGIAAAKFGLV, from the coding sequence ATGGACAAAATAATCATGAAACCCAACAAATCCTCTCCCAAGATAGGGCATTGCACTTCTCCAGTCAGGATATTTTTGGCGGATGACCACCAAGTTGCCAGAGAAGGGCTGCGAAAGGTACTCTGTTCCGAAGCAGATATTGAAATAGTGGGGGAGGCTGATAACGCTTCAGATGTACTTAGGCTAGTAGAAGAACTAAAACCGCAAGTTGTGTTAACGGATATCAAAATATCCGGCCTTGACAGTTGTGAGCTGAGCCATAAGCTAAAAGGGGTATATCCTCCGGTCAAGGTTGTATTCCTGACCGGCTACGAAGCGGAACCATATGTGACTGAAGCTTTGTATAACGGCATAAATGGCTTTTTGACCAAGGACTGTCCGCTTGAACTTCTATCCAATGCTATTAGGGTAGTAGCTTGCGGTGGCAGCGTCTGGCAGGGGGATTTGCTTGAAAGTGCCTCTAAAAATTTTGTCAAATTTGTAAATGCCAAGGCTGAGGGCCGAAGTCCTGCCGGTGAATATTCGTCAGCTACTATCAATGTTATACCTCAGGATGTACTTTCTCCGCGTGAACTTGAGATACTTATTATGGTGGCACGCGGTTATACCAATAAGGAAATCAGCGTTAATTTGGATTATGCTGAAATTACAATCAAGAAATATGTAAAAGGTATTATGACCAAGCTTAATGTCTCTAACCGGACTCTGGCAGGCATTGCGGCTGCCAAATTTGGTCTTGTTTAG